From one Triticum aestivum cultivar Chinese Spring chromosome 4B, IWGSC CS RefSeq v2.1, whole genome shotgun sequence genomic stretch:
- the LOC123092610 gene encoding E3 ubiquitin-protein ligase SDIR1 isoform X2, which yields MSFVFRGSRADIEAGGFPGFATERRAMRIHAGGRPVNSNSLAFLVTVLVLFMVLSSQQMSPNFLLWMVLGVFLLATSLRMYATCQQLQAQAQAHAADGNGFLGRTELRVHVPPTIALASRGRLQSLRLQLALLDREFDDLDYDALRALDTDNSPHAPSMTEEEINTLPVFRYKFQAQQRSTPSRKSDGPSEPLVSSPESGKEKKQDADATSKMTENELTCSVCLEQVVAGDLLRSLPCLHQFHVNCIDPWLRQQGTCPICKHQVSNVWRGAGSGEMDDMV from the exons ATGAGCTTTGTGTTCCGGGGCAGCAGGGCCGACATCGAGGCCGGTGGCTTCCCAGGGTTCGCCACGGAGCGCCGTGCCATG CGGATTCATGCCGGGGGGCGGCCGGTGAACAGCAATTCCTTAGCTTTTCTTGTAACTG TTCTTGTTCTGTTCATGGTACTGAGCTCGCAGCAGATGTCTCCGAACTTTTTG CTTTGGATGGTCTTAGGTGTGTTCCTATTGGCCACCAGCCTTAGGATGTACGCTACATGCCAGCAGCTCCAAGCGCAGGCACAAGCTCATGCTGCAGACGGCAACGGCTTCCTTGGACGCACTGAGTTGCGGGTGCATGTCCCGCCAACCATAGCCCTTGCTTCGAGAGGCCGGTTGCAAAGCCTTAGACTCCAACTTGCTCTGCTTGACCGCGAGTTTGATGATTTAG ATTATGATGCTCTCAGAGCGCTAGATACCGACAACAGCCCACATGCTCCTTCTATGACTGAAGAAGAAATAAATACTCTGCCTGTTTTCAGATACAAATTTCAGGCACAGCAGAGGAGCACCCCTTCTCGAAAAAG TGATGGGCCATCTGAACCATTGGTTTCTTCTCCTGAGTCCGGAAAGGAG AAAAAGCAAGATGCAGATGCAACTAGCAAAATGACAGAGAATGAGTTGACGTGCAGTGTTTGCTTAGAGCAAGTTGTTGCGGGTGATCTATTGAGAAGCCTGCCATGCTTGCATCAG TTTCATGTGAACTGCATTGATCCATGGTTGCGCCAACAGGGAACATGCCCGATCTGCAAGCACCAGGTCAGCAACGTGTGGCGTGGCGCCGGCAGCGGTGAAATGGATGACATGGTGTAA
- the LOC123092610 gene encoding E3 ubiquitin-protein ligase SDIR1 isoform X1 — protein sequence MSFVFRGSRADIEAGGFPGFATERRAMRIHAGGRPVNSNSLAFLVTVLVLFMVLSSQQMSPNFLLWMVLGVFLLATSLRMYATCQQLQAQAQAHAADGNGFLGRTELRVHVPPTIALASRGRLQSLRLQLALLDREFDDLDYDALRALDTDNSPHAPSMTEEEINTLPVFRYKFQAQQRSTPSRKSSDGPSEPLVSSPESGKEKKQDADATSKMTENELTCSVCLEQVVAGDLLRSLPCLHQFHVNCIDPWLRQQGTCPICKHQVSNVWRGAGSGEMDDMV from the exons ATGAGCTTTGTGTTCCGGGGCAGCAGGGCCGACATCGAGGCCGGTGGCTTCCCAGGGTTCGCCACGGAGCGCCGTGCCATG CGGATTCATGCCGGGGGGCGGCCGGTGAACAGCAATTCCTTAGCTTTTCTTGTAACTG TTCTTGTTCTGTTCATGGTACTGAGCTCGCAGCAGATGTCTCCGAACTTTTTG CTTTGGATGGTCTTAGGTGTGTTCCTATTGGCCACCAGCCTTAGGATGTACGCTACATGCCAGCAGCTCCAAGCGCAGGCACAAGCTCATGCTGCAGACGGCAACGGCTTCCTTGGACGCACTGAGTTGCGGGTGCATGTCCCGCCAACCATAGCCCTTGCTTCGAGAGGCCGGTTGCAAAGCCTTAGACTCCAACTTGCTCTGCTTGACCGCGAGTTTGATGATTTAG ATTATGATGCTCTCAGAGCGCTAGATACCGACAACAGCCCACATGCTCCTTCTATGACTGAAGAAGAAATAAATACTCTGCCTGTTTTCAGATACAAATTTCAGGCACAGCAGAGGAGCACCCCTTCTCGAAAAAG TAGTGATGGGCCATCTGAACCATTGGTTTCTTCTCCTGAGTCCGGAAAGGAG AAAAAGCAAGATGCAGATGCAACTAGCAAAATGACAGAGAATGAGTTGACGTGCAGTGTTTGCTTAGAGCAAGTTGTTGCGGGTGATCTATTGAGAAGCCTGCCATGCTTGCATCAG TTTCATGTGAACTGCATTGATCCATGGTTGCGCCAACAGGGAACATGCCCGATCTGCAAGCACCAGGTCAGCAACGTGTGGCGTGGCGCCGGCAGCGGTGAAATGGATGACATGGTGTAA